The following coding sequences lie in one Arachis hypogaea cultivar Tifrunner chromosome 9, arahy.Tifrunner.gnm2.J5K5, whole genome shotgun sequence genomic window:
- the LOC112712287 gene encoding CASP-like protein 4C1, protein MRSPQQLHNGNRSPQEHHHPPRFHSTVAEHKLRRFNSLILLFRLVSFSFSLASSVFMLTNTHDSASPKWYHYDTFRFVLAANAIVAVYSLFELGASVWEISRGATLFPEVLQVWFDFGHDQVFAYLLLSASAAGTSTVRTLRDAGDACTASNSFCVQSDIAIALGYGAFVFLGFTSLLSGFRVVCFIINGSRFHL, encoded by the exons ATGCGCTCTCCTCAGCAGCTCCACAACGGTAACCGCTCACCGCAGGAGCATCATCATCCACCGCGGTTCCACTCCACGGTGGCGGAGCACAAACTGCGTCGTTTCAACTCCCTCATCCTCCTCTTCCGCCTcgtctccttctccttctccctcGCCTCCTCCGTCTTCATGCTCACCAACACTCACgactccgcatctcctaagtggTACCACTATGACACCTTCAG ATTCGTTCTAGCTGCAAATGCGATAGTGGCGGTTTACTCACTGTTCGAATTGGGCGCGTCGGTGTGGGAGATCTCAAGAGGCGCCACGCTCTTCCCCGAGGTTCTTCAGGTCTGGTTCGACTTCGGCCATGACCAG GTGTTCGCGTACCTGCTATTGTCGGCGAGCGCAGCGGGCACGTCGACGGTTAGGACACTGAGGGATGCGGGGGACGCGTGTACGGCCAGCAATTCGTTCTGCGTGCAATCGGACATCGCGATCGCGTTGGGCTACGGTGCGTTTGTGTTCTTAGGGTTCACTTCTCTGCTATCGGGCTTCCGAGTCGTCTGTTTCATAATCAACGGTTCGCGTTTTCATCTGTGA
- the LOC112712289 gene encoding methionine--tRNA ligase, chloroplastic/mitochondrial, protein MAARMNTLSLLNPSHVSLRPRDYRFSHRPLRFYTSPNPNRGALFCTCSTTNGESFVLTTPLYYVNAPPHMGSAYTTIAADAIARFQRLLGKKVIFITGTDEHGEKIAAAAMAQGSIPLDHCNLISQAYKTLWKDLDISYDKFIRTTDSKHEAIVKEFYSRVLAKGDIYQADYEGLYCVNCEEYKDEKELLENNCCPVHLKPCDSRKEENYFFALSKYQKSLEEALNKNPNFVQPSFRLNEVQSWVKGGLRDFSISRASVDWGIPIPNDRSQTIYVWFDALLGYISALSDEQEQPDLLNAVSSGWPAALHLIGKDILRFHAVYWPAMLMSAGLSLPKMVFGHGFLTKDGMKMGKSLGNTLEPNELVHRFGTDAVRYFFLREVEFGSDGDYSEERFINIVNAHLANTIGNLLNRTLGLLKKNCQSTLVVDSTTAAEGNEFKDNVEKLVDKARMHYENLSLSSACEAVLEIGNVGNFYMDERAPWSLFKQGGTASEAAAKDLVIILETARIIAIALLPVTPSLSWRIYEQLGYSRDQFDAATWGDTKWGGLKGGQVMAQPKPVFARIENQTEDVDKGVAVGKTMKSKGKKMKQAQQVAGA, encoded by the exons ATGGCAGCTAGAATGAACACTCTCTCCCTTCTGAACCCTTCTCACGTCTCTCTGCGCCCCAGAGATTATCGATTCTCTCACAGGCCCCTCAGATTCTACACTTCTCCGAACCCTAACCGCGGAGCTTTGTTCTGCACATGCTCCACCACAAATGGCGAATCCTTTGTCCTCACAACCCCTCTCTACTACGTCAATGCCCCTCCCCATATGGGCAGCGCCTACACCACCATCGCCGCCGATGCCATTGCTCGCTTTCAG CGGCTATTGGGAAAGAAAGTTATATTCATTACTGGCACCGATGAACATGGAGAGAAAATTGCAGCTGCTGCAATGGCCCAGGGTTCCATCCCACTTGATCACTGCAATCTCATCTCACAAGCTTACAAGACACTGTGGAAAGAT TTAGATATTTCCTACGACAAATTCATTAGAACAACTGATAGTAAGCATGAAGCAATTGTGAAGGAATTTTATTCAAGAGTGCTCGCCAAAGGTGACATTTATCAAGCGGATTACGAGGGACTTTATTGTGTGAACTGTGAGGAATACAAG GATGAGAAGGAATTGCTTGAGAATAATTGCTGTCCTGTTCACCTAAAGCCATGTGATTCTAGGAAAGAGGAAAACTATTTCTTTGCACTTTCAAAATACCAGAAGTCATTAGAGGAAGCTTTGAATAAAAACCCGAATTTTGTGCAACCTTCTTTCCGTTTAAACGAG GTTCAAAGCTGGGTTAAAGGTGGCCTTAGGGACTTCTCTATTTCACGAGCATCAGTTGATTGGGGAATCCCTATTCCCAATGACAGAAGTCAAACTATATATGTATGGTTTGATGCTTTACTTGG CTATATATCAGCGCTATCTGATGAGCAGGAGCAGCCTGATCTACTAAATGCTGTTTCTTCAGGTTGGCCAGCTGCATTGCACTTGATTGGTAAG GATATTCTACGCTTCCATGCTGTTTACTGGCCAGCTATGCTGATGTCTGCTGGACTAAGTCTTCCTAAAATGGTTTTTGGGCATGGATTCTTGACAAAG GATGGCATGAAGATGGGAAAGTCACTAGGGAATACTCTTGAACCAAATGAATTAGTTCATAGATTTGGGACAGATGCAGTTAGATACTTCTTCCTCAGAGAGGTGGAATTCGGTAGTGATGGAGACTATTCAGAGGAACGCTTCATCAATATTGTGAATGCACATCTTGCCAACACAATCG GAAATCTTCTTAATCGTACACTGGGACTTCTAAAAAAGAACTGCCAATCAACTCTGGTGGTTGATTCTACTACTGCTGCGGAAGGAAATGAATTCAAAGACAACGTAGAGAAGCTG GTTGATAAAGCTCGTATGCACTATGAGAATCTTTCCCTGTCATCAGCTTGTGAAGCTGTTCTTGAGATTGGTAATGTTGGTAATTTCTATATGGATGAGCGAGCACCATGGTCTCTGTTTAAGCAAGGTGGGACTGCTTCTGAAGCAGCTGCGAAG GATCTTGTAATTATATTGGAGACGGCGAGAATTATTGCAATTGCATTACTTCCTGTTACACCGAGCTTGAGTTGGAGAATATACGAACAGCTTGGCTATTCCCGGGACCAATTCGATGCAGCAACTtgg GGAGACACGAAGTGGGGCGGGCTTAAAGGTGGCCAAGTCATGGCTCAACCAAAACCAGTCTTTGCAAGGATTGAAAACCAAACTGAAGATGTGGACAAAGGTGTTGCAGTTGGAAAGACAATGAAAAGTAAAGGCAAGAAGATGAAACAAGCCCAGCAAGTCGCCGGGGCTTAG